Part of the Tolypothrix sp. PCC 7910 genome, GGTGTTTGATTTTCATGTTCTTCGTTGTTCATATGTCTCTCCTTAGACTTTTGAGTTTTTTGGACTCAGGTATACCAGTAGCCACAAAGCGAACCTTTCTAGCCCTACCAACAGAGCAGTAATACCCACAGCCAAACCAAACAAAACGAGGTTATTTTCATTGCCAGCTTTTAAAGCAAAGCTTAAAGATGTCGCAACTGCTGGAGGATGCATCACATCTAATAGAATCATCAACACGATGGTGCTAATCATGGCAGTACCTCCAGACAGATAACCTGAACCTAAGAGCATATATGTTAAAAAACCAATCCCTGCTGCCATCATTTGGGAAATGGCTAGAGTTCGGACTGTATTTGTACCATGTTGGGGATCGAGATAAATCAAAAAGGCGCTCGAAGCCAGGGATGCAAACAACAAACGCTGGCGCGTGAGGACTTCCACTAGAGCAAACATGGTTAAGATAACTACTGTGGGAGCAGTGGCTAATGCTAGCTCACCCTTCCAATTGAGGCGACGACGGAGCGAGCGATTTGCACCTTCTAAAGGCTTTAAGCTGGAACGATGGGATTTCATCGCAGGCTCCTATCCAGTTCCGGCTCTGGTAAGCGGCGTTGTTCTCCCTGCTGAATCTCCCGTTCCAAGAAATAATTCAGCAAAGTTCGCAGTAAAACGATCGCGCCTAAATTTAAAATATCTTGGCGTGTGGGTGCTACTGCTGTTCGCAAAATATCGCTAGCAACTGTAAATTCTAACCCCAATGCTAAGACTCGCCCTAATTGCAAACGCACTCCTTCGGTAGCATCAAAATGTTGTTTAGAGCGAGAGAATAACAAGCGCAAATAGGCAATAATCCCCCGAATCACTGCACCGCCAATCACAACGGCTGCGGCAATTTCCGTCCCTGCTGCCAAATAACCAACAATGACTTTTAGCCATGTTTCTAAAGGAGTAGTTTCTCTAGCCTCTCCCCCGCCTTCTGCATTCAAACTTAACAGCAGAACTAGCCCGAGAATGAGTGCTAGGGGTAGTAACAAATTAATCAATGATTCCCGCGATCGCTCTCTTCTCATAGCTGTTTCTACTGCAATTGTTCGGCTAGATAATCGCCAACGCGCAAAGCATTGGCCATAATTGTCAGCGTCGGGTTAACACCCGAATTTGACGGAAAGAAACTACTATCTACAACATAAAGATTCTCGATATCATGGGTACGGCAGTTAATATCTAAAACTGAAGTTTGAGGATCTGTGCCGAATCGACAACTACCACATTGATGGGCTACTGCTTGTTCCGGTATATGAGTGCGGGGATAGATACTAAATGGTAAGACATGTTTAGCTGAGTGAGGAATTGACTTGAGTACAGATGTCCAGCGATGAATTAGGCGATCGCTTGCTTCAATATTATTAGGCTTGTAGTCAATGTGAATCTTATCCCCCACTACAGAAATCCGATTATTGGGATCTGGTAAATCTTCCGTCTGTAACCACCAACCAACCGAACGTTCCGCTAACAAATGGCGCTCAAAATGAGGAATTAGCTTGATAAACGGAGCCATCAACGGCGGAGCCTCGGCGGGAATCATATCTGCAAGCACATTGCCTGTATTCTGCACCATACCCATCGGATAGGGAAAATCCGGTTCTCCCCAGTAAAAATCATTAACAGCGATGGTTTTTTGAAATTTAGCGTGATTTACCTCTAAATGTATGGAAACTATAGCGGTTTCCGATTGTTTCATGAAATTCCGCCCGACTTGATCGGAACTGTTTGCTAATCCATGAGGATGCTGATCATTAGCGGAACGTAACAGCAAAGCGGCTGAGTTCACAGAACCACAAGCAACAACTACAATATCGCCTGTAAACCAATGCTTTTCGCCAGCAATTTCAGTTTCTACCCTGGTAACTTCTCGTCCAGACTCACTGGTATGCAACCGTAAAACTTTAGCTTGAGTGAGCAGGGTAACATTAGCATACTTTTCCCGCACCGGACGCACAGCGTTAACATCTGCATCAGCTTTTGCTTGTACTAAGCAAGGATATCCATCAAAAGTATCGCAGCGAATACAAGGACTATGAAGGCGATCGCTCTCGTTGAGTTTTAGTCCTATTGGTAAATGAAACGGGTAATATCCCAGTTCGCGGATACCATCAACAAGAGACTGCATATCCGGCTCATGACTTACAGGCAGATATGGATATGGTTCGCTACGAGGTGGTTCTGTTGGATCTTGTCCCTGCTTACCATGCACATCATATAACTTTTCTGCTTGGGTGTAGTAAGGCTCAAAATCTTGATATTTCAAAGGCCATTCTGGAGAAATCCCATCTTTATGAATTACCTTTTCAAAATCTCTTTCTCGTAAGCGGATTAAAGCTGCACCATAAAGTTTAGTATTGCCACCAACCCAATAACCTGTCTGGGGTTTAAAAGCTTTACCTTCTTTGTCATACCATTCTTCATTAGTATGATAGCGATGATTTTGATAAACTTCCTGGGGATTCCAGTTATCTTTTTCTCTAGGTAAAAAGTCGCCTCGTTCTAACAATAAAATTTTTTTACCTGTAGGTGCAAGGCGGTGAGTTAATGTCCCACCGCCTGCTCCTGTACCAATAATAATGATGTCGTAATGGTCTTTAATGCTTGGCATGATTTCATATTTATTACGAGTGGAAAATCTCAATTTATACTCAATTTATATTTTTCTATTGCAATTCTTTGAAAGACTTCCTGCTTATTTAAATGGTATATAGGAATCCGATTTAATTTCTGAAAAAATCTCAGTAATGCACGAAAAGCTTTGGCACTGATGCGTTACGCTAGCGCTAACGCATCCTACCTACGCGAACTGTAAAAATCAAATATGAGTCATATATCTCTCTAGAGAGACTTCTGTAATTACAGTAAAACTTTAGATGCCATAATGCTTCTACCTCAAGAATTACTAATTTTTCTACCTAAAGATAGGGAAGAATTTCATTTTAATTTCATTTTTTATATTTATTATTGAAGTTGTATTCGGTAGCTAGTTTTATATAAAAATGAAATAATAGATGATGTAAAAATTAAGGTAATAAAAAATGCATTTTTAACAGAAAATTATCAGAATTTTTATAGCAACTTTGTATGAACTTGAATCTGCTATTATCAGCCACCAAATTAGATAACAGGAGATTTTTATGGCTGAAACAATTGAGATTTATGACGATCGCCTGCGTGCTATTGTCGCAACCGATGCTTCACTGCAGAAGCTAGCTAACGGTGCAGTTCATAGTGAGGGGCCTGTTTACTTTCACGAAGATGATAGTGTGGTGTGGAGTGATGCTCATGGCGATCGCCTGTTGCGATGGAGCACCACTGACAATGTTACCGTTATACGTCAACCTTCTAACTACCAAAGTGGTAATTACCGTGATTTAGAAGGCCGTTTAGTTGCCTGTTCCTCTGGGTTACGTGCAATTATTCGCCGCGAACATGATGGTGAATGGCAGGTTTTAGTCGATCGCTACCAAGGTAAACGCCTCAACAGTCCCAATGATTTAGTAGTGAAAAGCGATCGCACAATTTGGTTTACCGATCCGCCCTATGGAATTACTGAACCCAACCAAGGTTACGGCGGCGAACAGGAACAAAGAGGAAGTTACGTCTATCGTTTCGAGCCGGTAACCGGAGAGATTGATCCTGTAGTCACTGACATGATACGCCCTAACGGATTGGCTTTCAGTCCCGATGAAAGTTTGCTGTATGTCTCAGATACGGCTGCATTTAATATTCCTGGCGGGCCTCATCATATTCGCGTCTACGAGGTTGTAGATGGTCGATGGGCTAAAAATGGGCGCGTGTTTGCAGTCATCGAACCAGGTCAGCCTGATGGCTTGCGGGTTGATCGACAAGGTAACGTTTTTACTAGTTCTGAGGATAGCGTACAGGTATATGCTCCTGATGGAACTTGCTTAGGGAAAATTCTCGTACCGGAAACATCCGCTAACCTAACTTTCGGGGGGAAAGAACATGATCGCCTATTCATCACCGCCGGAAAATCCTTATATGCTATCGGCCTGAATACTCGTGGCGTGCAACTATGATTTATAAATTTGTTTTTGGAATAGCGATCGCATTTCTCCTGGCTGCATTTCATTTCCCTGCGCTAAGTCCACACCTATTGAGTACTTTATCCAATATCTATCCTGACAGCTTCCCAGGATTAGCACTTTTACTACTCAGAGTTAGCATTGGTGGGTTATTTATCTTACACGGTTACCCAAAAATTACCCATCTCAGACAGTGGGCTGAGTCTCTCAAAATGCCTATCTTTATGTGCTTTTTATCGGCTGCATCCATGTTAGGCGGCGGAATTTTTCTGATTATTGGGTTCTTGACACTCTTAGGAACCTTACCTATTCTCTGCTCAATGATTTTTGCGATTTATTTACATATCGCTGGTCATAAACCTTTTGTAGCTCAAGATCCATACTTAATTCCGCCCGATCAATATCAAGGTGCTAACGGACAAGGTGAACCACCAAGCTGGGAAAAAGCTTTTATGTACTGTGTAATGCTGATTGCGATCGCAGTTTTAGGCCCTGGTGCCTATTCTCTCGATGCTCTAATTTTTGGTCGATAAATAGTTAGGAAATTATTCTCCTGCTGGGGGCAATTCTGGTTGTGGCTCTTTACGTGTAAACTCATCGATTAGCGTCACAATCACAGCCGCTGCTGGAACTGCAAGCAATACGCCAATTAAACCAAATAACTTACCCATGACGAGAAACGTCACAATTACCATCACAGGATGTATATTAACTTGCTGTCCCATAACTAAGGGTTGAACAATATGAGCATCTATTTGATTTAGAACTAAAAATAATATGAGAACAAATACTAATTTAATTGGTGAAATACTCAACGCTACTAATGCAGGTAAAAAAGTACCAACAATAGAACCAAAATAAGGAATAATCTCGAATATACCTGCAATAATGCCAAAGGCAAACGCAGATGGAATACCTAAAATCCACAGTCCAAGAGCAGCTCCTGCACCGAGAAATATCATGGCAATTCCCGTACCAAAAATCCAACCCCGTAGTCTTGCTTGGCAAGCTTTGAGAACTCTTATAGACCTTTGATGATGCCGACGGGGTATTAACTTTAAAATACCATTTACTAAAGATTCAGGATCGTAAGCCATATACAACGCTAAAATCACCGTTGCTACCAACTCCAGTGTGAAATTGAAAGCTTGACCCAAAAAAACTGGTACTCCACCTAGTAACTGATTAATAAAATTTCGGAGTTGTATTAGAGATAAAGAAATATTAGGAATAAAAGTAAATTTTTGCCGCAGTTTCTCAACATCTACCGTCAATGTATTGAGATAAGTTGGCAATGTAATTAGTAAATTTTGCACCTCAGATGTAGCGTTAGGTATAACAACAGTAGCAAGCAATAGCCCAAAGCCTAGAATCAATCCAATTAACAGCACAACAGCAGCATCTTGTGATTTAACCAGCTTTTTCAAAAAGCGCAACATTGTTCGCAAAACTAAAGCAATTAATGCCGCAATAGCTATTAGTTCTAATACTGGTAAAAGTTGGTAGAGAATGTAGAGTACCGCTGCAAGTATGACTGCCAAAGGTGCGCCACGAGTTAGTTGAGAGTAACCATTGTCTGGATCTGCCATTTTTGCTCATCGCTGATTGTAATTAATCATACTTGTGAAAATAGTCTAGATTTTTTAGAGAACGACTCGGTTGCAGCTTATTGCATTTACTTATAAATGTATTTGCATTAATAATCATCCTCCTAAAGTCACTTGTTTGACCTTGGATATTTAATTTACTTGAATTTACGAATTGCAATTTTAATTTATGGTGTATATTTGCCCAATATTTTGATTCTTTGCTGAGAAAAATCAATTATCGAAAATTAACCGAGGCATTATTCAACTAGGACTACTGCTACTGCTACTGATTGCTACTGCAATTGTACGAGTCGCTTTTTCTTTGTTAGCTTTTGTTCGATTAAGAAATTTTGTATATGTAATTGTCACTCTAATTGTACTGTTTGGTCTGGCATACAGCCTGATAGGTTGAAATTTTCCAAAAAACACGTGATACCTGCTGTCATCCCTCCATTCCCAGGAGGAAATCTCACAAGAGACTTTCCTCAAAAGTCAAAAGACTTAATTATTGGGTAATTAGCAATATGGTATGTCCGTCTGGATCTTTAACTAAACAACCCTGTTTATAGGGAAATGAGCTATCTGCAAACTGCACAATCCGCGATGATACAAACTGAACCCCGTTACGCCGTAGCTTATCCACTAACTGCTCAAGATTATTTACAACAAGCTCAATTTGGATATGTGCAATATCGCAACTTTTCCAATCACTGGGCATTGGGCGACCTTGTTCCGGCACAATATAGTCTAAAAGTTCAATTCCCATACCATCTTGAACAGGTCGCAATGCTGTAATTTTGACTTCGGCTCCTGGTAAATTATCCAAGCGAGATTGGGTTGCACGCCAGTTGAGACTGCGGCTATTAATTTGCATTCCCAGGAGATTGCGATAAAAGTTTAGACTCTGCTCGGTATTGGAAATAGCGATCGCACTATGATCAATTCCCAAAAACAAGCGATTCGTGTTTTGATGCCATTTATCTTGTCCTTTATCAGGCGGAAACCAAATTAACTCTAAATCATGACCATCAGGGTCTTTAAACTTAAAAGCGCGGACACCACCAGATGCTTGATTACCAGGTGGTATTGTCTGGGGAGCAACTGAAATTGGTTCAATGGAAAATGAACGCAAGTGAGTATAAGCACGATCCATATCACTCACTACAATTGCCAGATGTTGAAACCACAGATCATTACTTTGTGAATTGCTGGGGATGGGTTTACCCTGAATATTAAGATACTCCATTAACTCGATAAGTTCGTCACCTAATCGTAAAGTGACAATGCGAATTTTTGCCCCAGTCACACCTTCTAATTCGCTATAATACTGTTCTTCAACAGTAATGTCAGAAACGAGTTCAAAAGCAAGTGCTTGTGTATAGAAATCCAAAGAGCGATCGCAGCTTTTTACTGTTAAGCCAATAGCTCTAATTCTTTGTACTTGTACATCAGTTTGACTAGACATATTCAACAGACTTTGTACTAGCTTCGCCAAAATTTAATATGAGTTTTGTATAAATCAATCAATATAAAAAAATATTATAAAGTTTCTCTCTAGCTTAAGAAATACATTCAACTGACTTTATCCTTTAAAGATTTCATCCAATAATGAAATCGTGATGAAATTGTTATAGTTCTTTCGGTAGAGATAGTTATTATTCCAATGGCTAGAAGCATTAATTCTTGCAAACCTCTAAAGTAATGCCAGAATCATCAAAATAGCTGTCAAAAATTAAACACATAAGCAAAATGTGTAATTAGTATAAAAATAGCAAAAATTCTGAACAAGTATTATGAGTTATTCCCCTTACCTACTGAAAGGTCAAAAAGCACTTGTGACAGGTGCTAGTTCTGGAATTGGTGAAGCTATAGCTCGTTATTTAGCTGCATCAGGTGCAGCAGTAGCTATTAACTATCATTCTGAACCTGAAGAAGCCGAAAAACTTGTCGATGATATCAAAGCTACTAATGGAGAAGCATTCGCTATTCAAGCCGATGTCAGCAAAGAAGACCAAGTAAAGGCAATGTTCAGCAAAACGCTTCAAGAATTTGGCACTATTGATATTTTAGTAAGTAATGCGGGCATTCAAAAAGACTCAGCATTTATAGATATGACCCTCGATCAATGGAATGCAGTGATTGGGATTAATCTAACGGGACAATTCTTATGTGCTAGGGAAGCTGCGAAAGAATTCTTGCGTCGAGGTGTGAAGCCTGATATTTCTTGTGCGGCAGGTAAAATTATTTGTATGAGTTCCGTACATCAGGTAATTCCTTGGTCAGGTCATGTTAATTATGCTACTAGTAAAGGTGGTATTAATATGATGATGCAAAGTATTGCCCAAGAACTTGCTCCTCACAAAATTCGTGTTAATAGTATTGCTCCTGGTGCTATTAAAACTCCAATTAATAAATCAGCTTGGGATACCCCACAAGCAGAGGCAAATTTATTAAAACTAATTCCAGCTAAACGTGTGGGAGATGTAGAAGACATCGCTAAAGCAGCAGTTTGGTTGGCTTCTGATGACTCTGATTATGTCAACGGTACAACACTATTTGTAGATGGTGGAATGACTTTGTATCCAGGTTTTACAGATAATGGTTAATTGAGAATGCCTACAAAAGTTACTGTCAATTCGGGTTTAATAACCATTAACGATGGTTCTTCTTTTTTAGTAACAGCTAGTGATGGTTCCATCGACGAGAATTTACCTCAAGGTTTTTTTGTTTGGGACACACGGCTAATTTCTTACTACGAAATTTCTCTCAATCGCTGCCGACTTTCGTTGTTAGCCTCTAGCAATATCAGCCATCATGATGCACTTTACCAATTTACCAACCCGCAACTTCCTATTATCAATGGCACTTTACCTCCTGGTAGTTTACTTGTAACTGTTCGGCGGGACATTGTGGAAGGAATGCATGAAGATATTGATATAACTAACTATCACAATGAAACTGTTAAGTTTCAATTAATGCTAGCTGTGCGTTCTGATTTTGCAGATATTTTTGATGTCAAATCACAGCAAATATTGACGCGGGGTGAAACAGAAACCAAATGGGAAAATAGTGTACTCACCACTGAATATCGTAACGGCTCTTTCTTCCGAAGTATTGTGATTGAGCCAGTTTGTGGTAGTTCTGAGCCACGCTATGCCAATGGTCGTTTAATGTTTGATGTGGTCATTGCTCCTGGGAAAACATGGCACACTTGTGTTAATTTTACGGCTTTAGCAGATGGAAAGGTTTTCAAACCTCAAAATAGCTGCGCTGTGCCTCACAATACGAAAGCAGGAAAGGTTAGGGATCAATTTCTGATGAATGCGACAAAGTTGCGTTCGTCTAATGCTGAAATTGCCGAATACTATCAACAAGCGATCGCAGATATGGGAGCGTTGCGGATTGAGGTGGATGATCATGGACATCAATTTTGGATGCCTGCTGCTGGTATTCCCTGGTTTGTTGCCGTTTTTGGACGTGACTCAATAATTTCTAGCTTGCAAGCGATCGCAGTTTATCATGAATTTGCCCGTGGCACGTTACTGAAACTGGCTCAACTCCAGGCAACTGAGTTGGATGATTGGCACGATGCCCAACCGGGCAAAATGCTGCATGAAAAGCGCCGCGATGAGTTAACTACATTAAACTTACTTCCATATCATCCCTACTACGGAACAGTAGATACTACCATTCTGTGGATTGTTACTTTAGCCGAAGCCTATAACTGGAACGCTGATGTTAGTATGCTTGATGAGTGTCGAACGCCACTGGAAAAGGCACTAAGTTGGATTGACAAATACGGCGATTTTGACGGAGATGGCTTTGTTGAGTATTTAACTCATTCATCAAAAGGATTACGCAATCAAGGTTGGAAAGATTCGGGTGACGCAATAGTTTACCCTGATGGGCAGTTAGTTGAGCCGCCAATAGCTTTGTGTGAAGTGCAAGGCTACGTTTATGATGCGTGGCTGAGGGCAGCTTTAATTTATGAAGTGTGGGGCGAAAAAGAGCAAGCCAAAAAACTACGCCAAAAAGCCGAGGAATTATATCAACGATTTAACGGTCACTTTTGGATGGAAGAGGAAGGCTTTTACTGTCTGGGCTTAGACGATAAAAAGCAGCAAATTCAATCAATTGCCTCAAATCCTGGTCATCTGCTTTGGTCTGGTATTGTCCCACAGGAACGAGCAAAAAAACTTGTTAACCGACTTTTTCAACCAGATATGTGGTGTGGTTGGGGTGTACGGACTCTTTCATCTCAAAATCCGGCATATAACCCGATTAGTTATCAACGGGGTAGTGTTTGGCCTCATGATAACTCCATAATTGCGGCTGGATTAAAGCGATATGGCTATCACGAAGAAGCTAATCGGATCGCTGAGGGGATTTTTGCTGCTGCAAGTTATTTTCAAGCTGGGCGAATGCCAGAATTATTTGCGGGAATTGAACGCCAAGATAATAACTTTCCCGTACCTTATCCAGATGCCAATATTCCCCAAGCTTGGGCTGCTGGTTCAATTTTCTTACTCATTCGTAATATTTTAGGACTCAAAGCTGATGCTTCCAAAAAACAGTTAAAATTACAGCCGAATCTACCAGATTTCTTACCGGATTTAGAACTCACAAATTTGTCTGTGGGAGACGCTACGGTGGGATTGCGATTTTGGCGCGATGGCGAACAAACCCAATGGAAAGTTATCCATATTGATGGTGAATTAGAAATTTCTACGTAATTATTATTTACAATCATGGCAACTGATTCATCTAATAAAACTATATATGCGGCAATGGGGGCTAACTTAGCGATCGCTATTACTAAATTTATCGCCGCCTCTATTACTGGCAGTTCCGCTATGATATCTGAAGGTATTCATTCAGTTGTGGATACTGGCGATCAACTAGTACTTTTACTGGGAATTAGCAGAAGCCAAAAACCAGCAAATGATCGCCATCCCTTTGGTTACGGTCTAGAACTTTATTTCTGGACTTTTATCGTTGCCATCCTCATCTTCGCCATTGGTGGCGGGATGTCAATTTATGAGGGAATTACTCATTTAATTAACCCTAGCCCTTTAGAAGACCCAATGTGGAATTATATTGTGTTAGGTATAGCAATACTATTGGAGGGTTATTCTTGGACTGTAGCTTTAAAAGAGTTTTTGCCAACAAAGGGTAAACAAAATTTTTGGCAAGCTATCAAAAATAGTAAAGATCCCACAGTAATTACAATATTATTTGAGGATACTGCGGCAATTTTAGGTTTATTTGTTGCTTTAATAGGAATATTTTTAGGACATTTATTTAATAATGTTTATTTTGACGGTATCGCCTCAATTATTATTGGCATTATCTTAGCTATAGTAGCAGTGGTACTAGCGAGAGAAAGTAAAGGATTATTAGTTGGTGAAAGTGCCGATCCTCAAACCATCGCTAACATCCGTTCTTTGTCAAAAACAGAACCAGGAGTGAAAGAAGTTATCCGGGTTCTGACAATGCAACTTGCTCCACAGGAAGTATTGCTGAACTTGGAAATTCAATTTTCCAGAAATCTTACGGGTGAAGAAATAGCCTTAACAGTAGAAAGTTTAGAAGTAAAAATTAGTCAAAAACATCCAGAGATTAAACAAATTTTTATTGAAGCTAAATCCTTAACTGCTGCTCGAAGATCTTCTCAAACTTCTCAATAAATTTTAATCAAATAAATATCGATTACAGCCTGAACTCCACAACAAATTATGGTAAAAATTCTTTGTCAAGGACAAGCATTTGGCTCACCGGGTATCGAACCTCGATGGACTCATGCCAATAAAGATGGAGTCGGCACAGCTTACTCTACTTCTAGTAACATTTGGTTTACTATCTGGAATGGTGTTGTTACTGAAATCTATCATCCCACAGTAGATAGTCCCCAAGTTCGGGATTTGCAGTATCTAATTTCTGATGGAAAAAGCTTTTTTCACGAAGAGAAACGCCATCTTGAATCAAAAGTTGAACCGATGTGGACTCATGGTTTAGGATACCGCATTACTAATTCCGATCCACAAGGGCGTTATGCTGTCATCAAAGAAGTGATTGCTGACCCGCATTTACCCTGTATTTTACAACGCACAAAATTAACAGGAGATAGCGATTTTATTTCCCAACTCCAGCTATATGCTTTGTGTGCGCCGCATCTGGAAGTTGGAGGTAGAGGTAATAATGGTTACGCGGTACAAGTTGCTGGACATCGGATTCTCACAGCCGAGAAAGGAGGAACATGGTTAGCGCTGGGTACAACAATTCCCTTTACTCGTCTTTCTTGTGGCTATGTTGGTGAAAGTGATGGTTGGACAGATTTAGCTGATAATTTTCAGATGGATTGGGAGTTTGACAGTGCTGTAGATGGCAACCTTGCTTTAACTGGAGAAGTAAATTTAGATAGGACTAAAGAGTTTACTTTAGGACTGGCATTTGGGACAAATCTGCACAATGCAATTTCTACACTGTTTCAGTCGCTGAATATTCCTTTTGAAAAGCAGAAGCAGCAATATAACGAACAGTGGAAGCGATCGCGCGACAGCATCAAAGCATTAGAAAATAGTTCTTATGATGAGGGTAAGTTATATCACAACAGCATTAGTCTATTGTTGGCACACGAAGACAAAACCTATCCTGGCGCATTAATTGCATCTCTGGCTATCCCTTGGGGTGAAGCCAAAGACGACCAAGACCAAGGAGGATATCACCTTGTCTGGACGCGGGATATGGTTAGCAGTGTAGCAGGTTTAGTGGCTGCTGGGGAAACAGATACAGCAGTGCGATCGCTAATTTATCTTGCCACTAGTCAGCAGGAAGATGGCGGTTTTCCTCAAAATTTCTGGGTTGATGGGAAACCTTATTGGACAGGTATCCAGCTTGATGAGGTGGCATTTCCTATTCTGTTAGCATGGCTATTGCACCAGCAAAAAACTTGTTTAAACTTCGATATTTATCCGATGATTTTACGGGCGGCGGGTTATTTAATTCGTCACGGCCCAGCTACTCAACAAGAACGCTGGGAAGAAAACAGCGGCTATTCACCATCAACATTAGCATCTAATATTGCCGCCTTAATTTGTGCTGCTCAATTTGTTCGTGAAAGGGGCGATGAAGCAACAGCACAGTTCATTGAAGAATACGCCGATTTTTTAGAATCTCATATCGAAGCTTGGACAGTAACTACTGAAGGCACTTTAGTTGCTGGCATCAAGCGCCATTATATTCGGATTACTCCTACAGATATAAATAATCCTCACCCCAACGAAAATCCTAACCAAGGAACTCTTTTTATTAGCAATCAAGCACCTGGTAAACCGTCAGCATTTCCCGCGAAAGAAATTGTTGATGGCGGGTTTTTACAATTAGTACGCTATGGAATTCGCAAACCTGATGACCCAATTATTGTTGATTCTGTCAAAGTAATTGATGCGGTTTTAAAAGTTGATACACCTGCTGGGCCTTGTTGGCATCGTTACAACCACGACGGTTACGGCCAGCAAGAAGACGGCAATCCTTATACTAGTTATGGTAAGGGACGCGCTTGGCCTCTCTTAACAGGAGAACGGGGACATTATGAATTAGCTGTTGGCGGCGATGTCAAAACATATATTAAAGCGATGGAAGGATTTGCATCAGATACTTGTTTACTACCCGAACAGGTTTGGGATGAAGCAGATATACCTGAAAACCATCTGTATCTAGGAAAACCAACAGGTTCGGCAATGCCTTTGATGTGGGCGCACTCGGAGTATATCAAACTGCTACGGTCAAATCATGATGGTCAAGTATTTGATTTAGTTCCAGAAGTGGCGAATCGATATTTAGGTGAAAGAAAGCAGTGTAAATCATTGGAAATTTGGAAGTTTAACCGTCAAATAGACAAAGTTAAAAAAGGTTATACATTGCGAATTCACGCTTTAGCATCTTTTCATTTACGTTGGTCTGATGATAACTGGCAAACCGTCAAAGATACATTTGCTAATTATACAAAAGTAGGAGTTAATTTTGTAGATATTT contains:
- a CDS encoding GMC oxidoreductase, translated to MPSIKDHYDIIIIGTGAGGGTLTHRLAPTGKKILLLERGDFLPREKDNWNPQEVYQNHRYHTNEEWYDKEGKAFKPQTGYWVGGNTKLYGAALIRLRERDFEKVIHKDGISPEWPLKYQDFEPYYTQAEKLYDVHGKQGQDPTEPPRSEPYPYLPVSHEPDMQSLVDGIRELGYYPFHLPIGLKLNESDRLHSPCIRCDTFDGYPCLVQAKADADVNAVRPVREKYANVTLLTQAKVLRLHTSESGREVTRVETEIAGEKHWFTGDIVVVACGSVNSAALLLRSANDQHPHGLANSSDQVGRNFMKQSETAIVSIHLEVNHAKFQKTIAVNDFYWGEPDFPYPMGMVQNTGNVLADMIPAEAPPLMAPFIKLIPHFERHLLAERSVGWWLQTEDLPDPNNRISVVGDKIHIDYKPNNIEASDRLIHRWTSVLKSIPHSAKHVLPFSIYPRTHIPEQAVAHQCGSCRFGTDPQTSVLDINCRTHDIENLYVVDSSFFPSNSGVNPTLTIMANALRVGDYLAEQLQ
- a CDS encoding DoxX family protein, which encodes MIYKFVFGIAIAFLLAAFHFPALSPHLLSTLSNIYPDSFPGLALLLLRVSIGGLFILHGYPKITHLRQWAESLKMPIFMCFLSAASMLGGGIFLIIGFLTLLGTLPILCSMIFAIYLHIAGHKPFVAQDPYLIPPDQYQGANGQGEPPSWEKAFMYCVMLIAIAVLGPGAYSLDALIFGR
- a CDS encoding DUF1622 domain-containing protein; translated protein: MRRERSRESLINLLLPLALILGLVLLLSLNAEGGGEARETTPLETWLKVIVGYLAAGTEIAAAVVIGGAVIRGIIAYLRLLFSRSKQHFDATEGVRLQLGRVLALGLEFTVASDILRTAVAPTRQDILNLGAIVLLRTLLNYFLEREIQQGEQRRLPEPELDRSLR
- a CDS encoding SMP-30/gluconolactonase/LRE family protein translates to MAETIEIYDDRLRAIVATDASLQKLANGAVHSEGPVYFHEDDSVVWSDAHGDRLLRWSTTDNVTVIRQPSNYQSGNYRDLEGRLVACSSGLRAIIRREHDGEWQVLVDRYQGKRLNSPNDLVVKSDRTIWFTDPPYGITEPNQGYGGEQEQRGSYVYRFEPVTGEIDPVVTDMIRPNGLAFSPDESLLYVSDTAAFNIPGGPHHIRVYEVVDGRWAKNGRVFAVIEPGQPDGLRVDRQGNVFTSSEDSVQVYAPDGTCLGKILVPETSANLTFGGKEHDRLFITAGKSLYAIGLNTRGVQL
- a CDS encoding VOC family protein, encoding MSSQTDVQVQRIRAIGLTVKSCDRSLDFYTQALAFELVSDITVEEQYYSELEGVTGAKIRIVTLRLGDELIELMEYLNIQGKPIPSNSQSNDLWFQHLAIVVSDMDRAYTHLRSFSIEPISVAPQTIPPGNQASGGVRAFKFKDPDGHDLELIWFPPDKGQDKWHQNTNRLFLGIDHSAIAISNTEQSLNFYRNLLGMQINSRSLNWRATQSRLDNLPGAEVKITALRPVQDGMGIELLDYIVPEQGRPMPSDWKSCDIAHIQIELVVNNLEQLVDKLRRNGVQFVSSRIVQFADSSFPYKQGCLVKDPDGHTILLITQ
- a CDS encoding DUF1634 domain-containing protein: MQLGLLLLLLIATAIVRVAFSLLAFVRLRNFVYVIVTLIVLFGLAYSLIG
- a CDS encoding AI-2E family transporter — its product is MADPDNGYSQLTRGAPLAVILAAVLYILYQLLPVLELIAIAALIALVLRTMLRFLKKLVKSQDAAVVLLIGLILGFGLLLATVVIPNATSEVQNLLITLPTYLNTLTVDVEKLRQKFTFIPNISLSLIQLRNFINQLLGGVPVFLGQAFNFTLELVATVILALYMAYDPESLVNGILKLIPRRHHQRSIRVLKACQARLRGWIFGTGIAMIFLGAGAALGLWILGIPSAFAFGIIAGIFEIIPYFGSIVGTFLPALVALSISPIKLVFVLILFLVLNQIDAHIVQPLVMGQQVNIHPVMVIVTFLVMGKLFGLIGVLLAVPAAAVIVTLIDEFTRKEPQPELPPAGE
- a CDS encoding HPP family protein; this encodes MKSHRSSLKPLEGANRSLRRRLNWKGELALATAPTVVILTMFALVEVLTRQRLLFASLASSAFLIYLDPQHGTNTVRTLAISQMMAAGIGFLTYMLLGSGYLSGGTAMISTIVLMILLDVMHPPAVATSLSFALKAGNENNLVLFGLAVGITALLVGLERFALWLLVYLSPKNSKV